Proteins encoded within one genomic window of Halomarina litorea:
- a CDS encoding DUF7123 family protein has protein sequence MSNISRQTVHAYLVKTASSEPTYLRAREIANELDASPKAVAQYLSQLQDDLADISLEKWGRSKSTTWRLEVSTA, from the coding sequence ATGTCCAATATTTCCCGCCAAACGGTGCACGCGTATCTCGTTAAGACGGCCAGCTCCGAGCCGACGTACCTCCGTGCTCGTGAGATTGCCAACGAGTTGGACGCATCACCGAAAGCTGTCGCGCAGTATCTCAGTCAGCTTCAGGACGACCTCGCCGATATCTCCCTCGAGAAGTGGGGACGTTCGAAGAGTACGACGTGGCGCCTCGAGGTGAGCACGGCGTGA